The sequence TGTATTTGGATGCTCATGTTATCCTAATCTTAGTGATTATTCACGTAACAAATTAAGTCCTCGGTCTAAGCATTGTGTTTTTCTTGGTTATCCGTTAAATTATAAGGGATTTCGGTGTCTTGATCCATTAACTAATAAAGTTTATATTTCCAGGCATGTCCGCTTTAATGAGGAGTCCTTCCCGTACCTCTCTCTTCTACAATCACCCGCTCCTCCTTGTGTTTCAAAATCTTTATTTAAATCTCCAACAGACTTCAACTCTTATCTATTTCGACTCCTTCAATGTTAAATCCTAGAGATACTTATCTATTGCGTAATCCAACTACTTCTCCTAATATTTCTCATCCGTTTGGTACTGCAACAGCTCCTTTATCTTCTCTTAATATTTCTCCATCTAGGAATTCTCAATCATTAGATGATAATAATCTCCAAGTCCAAAAGCTGTTGAATTCTTGTGTATCTCCAACACCTTCACGTGAGAATACCTCTCCTACTCCAAACATGCTAGATTCTAGGTTGTCTCCAACTACTTCATGCTTCTCTCCCTTGAATAATGTTTCAGTATCACCTTTAACTTCCTCAGGTCTATCTCCAAGTAGAGATTATTTGTGCTCACGTATCAATCCTAGAGTCCAACAATTACATGCTTCTACATCTTCTAGACTCGTAACTTCTAATTCAAATAATTTTGGGACTATTCTTTCTCCTTATCTTCATGAGATTCCAGTTGGTTATTCCCCTACATTTTCTCATAATATTTCTCCACCATCTTCTCCTTTGTTATCTTCTTTTACTCCTCTAAAGACTCGACCACAAGCTATTCAATCTCATTATGGtccttttttaattaattatcctACATTAAGTCACTCGCCTCACACAATTCCAACTCCTTCTAGACTTCATAATATGGTTACTCGTTCTCAAACTGGAAACCTTAAGCCTCAAGTTCTCCCCTCACTCTTATCCCACAATACATCTAACGGACATGTCATATCTATTCCATCCGAGCCTACCTCATTCAAGGAAGCTAATAAGGATCCTAATTAGAGAAAGGCAATGACTGAAGAATATAATGCACTCATGGCCAACAACACTTGGCAATTAGTTTTACCTCCTTCTAATACTAATAttattggttgtcgttgggtaTATAAAGTAAAACAACGTTCAAATGGTTCAGTTGAACGCTTTAAAGCTCGTTTGGTGGCGCAAGGATACTCTCAACAATATGGACTACACTATGATCAAACGTTTAATCCTGTGGTAAAACCTATCACAATTCATATTGTTCTTGCTCTAGCCGCCTCCAAAGGTTGGCTagtcatcaaatggatgttaagaatGTCTTCTTGCATGGCAGTCTTAACGAACTGGTGTATATGAAACAGCCTACTGGTTTTGTTCATCCAAACTTTCCTCATCATGTTTGTCGGCTGAACAAAGCTCTTTATGGCTTAAAGCAAGCTCCTAGAGCATGGTTCCATCGTTTTGCCACATTTTTGCTCCGAATTGGTTTTAAAAATAGCATGTCTGATTGTTCTCTTtttgtttataaatataaaaCAGAAATTGCTATTTTGCTTCTATACGTAGATGACATTCTTCTCactgcttcctcttcttctttactTCGTTCTTTAATTCAATCCCTTAAGTCTGAATTTGCTATGAATGATTTAGGACTGATTAATTATTTTCTTGGTGTTTCTATCACTCCTCGTGATGGTGGTTATTTTCTCTGTCAGTCCAAGTATATTCAAGATCTTCTTCGTCGTGCAAatcttttgttttcaaaatctgtCTCTAATCCCATTTCCTCTAAAACATTGTTGTATATAGGAATCTTGTAGGTGGACTTCAATATCTCACTTTCACTCGTCCAAATATTGCATTTGCAGTCAATCAAGTGTTCCAGTTCATGCACACTCCTTTAGAAGTTCACTATACAGCTGTTAAACGCATATTGCATTATTTGAATGGCTCACTATCTCATGGCTTGTTCATTCGTGGTGGTTCTCTGGATCAACTTACTTGTTACAGTGATGCGGATTGGGCTGGTTGTCCTACGACGCGCCGCTCTACCTCCGCATATTGTCTCTTTCTTGGAGAAAACCTCATTTCTTGGTCTTCTAAGAAGCAAAGTGTTGTTTCTCGCTCAAGTGTCGAGGCTGAATATCGCTCTGTTGCTCATGCTGCTGCTGAAATTACCTGGTTGCATTTTCTCCTTCGAGATCTTCACTTCTCTCTTTCATCACCAGCTACTATTTACTGTGACAATATTAGTAGCATTTATTTATCTCATAATCCAGTTCAGCATGCTCGTACCAAGCACATAGAAATCGATATTCATTTTGTTCGCGAGACGGTTGCTTCGGGTGCATTGCAAGTTCAATATGTAAATACGGCTGATCAACTTGCTGATTTATTAACCAAACCGCTTCCCTCTCCAAGGTTAATGCTTCTCCGTGACATTCCTACCAACATATCGCTTGAGGGGGGTGTTAAACATAATATTTTGTATATATCTTTTGTATCTTTTGTAGTTATCTGTTACATTATCTTCAAGGATACTAGATTGGTCCTTTGTATGTATTACTATAAATACCTTATTGTAATTATATTGTCATCATCTAATATTGTTTCAATGCTAACAAAAGATATTTAATCCAATACTAGGAATGATAATAGGGttaatatctattttttagttttttcatgatttagataaaatgcataacttatttttattttttcctttagtgTCTAATCATGTagttaatagtacttattagttgtACTAATTTTAGCATGGtttactactttttttttttttttttgtgagaaGATAACAAGTTTTATAAATTAAGTAGAAGAACCTTTAGCAAAAAGATTATGCTAAAGGTTAAAGATAGATACAAGACCCTTGAAAAAGAGCAAAAACGCAAACCCAGACTTGTGATAGTTACAAAAACCCAATAATATCCACTATAGACTCTACATCCTCTACAAGAGCTAACACTTGATTTTCTGTTCAGTGTTAGTTGTATCTTCAAAGCATCTTGAATTTCTCTCCAACCAAATTGTCCATCAAATACATGCTGGGATCAACCTCTACCAATGCTTCTGCCTCGGTAGAATACCTAGGTCATTCCAGCTAGCTAACATTTCTGCAGTTGTCCTAGGTGTTGCCCATTTCACACCTTTAgattatattcatttttattaCGGCTTATTCATTAGCAAACATTTGTTTTATGCGATTCATTTGAATACTTTAGTACAATttcatgactcatctcatatttgatgtcattttcttAGAAAACACCTTAAATAACGGTGTCTTACTAGGACTAAATAATTGTCTTACTATGACTAAAGAAGTATTTAGAGCACACATTCATgttttatgctatgaagactttatcaagaaaaatccgaaaaacccaAGAAAACCGAGATTAAAAAATCCAAATTTTGTTGGTTTGATGTGATCTGTAGATTTAATAACTCGACACAATtgttttaatttgataattataaaaCTCAAACTAACCCGActtatgtacacccctaatcACTACAATAATCTGCTTCACAGCTACTACGATCTCCAtggaaaagaaaactaaaacatatgaagagaagaaaaaagagagaaaaaaaatgaaagagaagaagaataaagaggaaaagaaaaaacaaaagataaCACGAGATTTCTGGGCTTAGGAGACCACTTTTCTGCATTCCTCACATCAATATCTTCATAAGATTTCAGAAATcgttatattaaaaaaaatgaaatgaagtgACAGGTGTGAACAACCGCACACAAGAAACATATCGTCCTTCAATCTCAAAAATAAGTTCTTACCAACTCCATAAGAACTATGACAAAATTTCAATTGTTCATCAAAAAAATTCTAACAGATCAGTATAAAATACAACCATTAGCTAGATCTGCAAAACTCGATTCCACGCTAGCCCTTGCCAGTAGACTATATTTGTGGCCACGACTTCTCATTGATCACTGAGATGGACAACCTGCATATGCTTAAACCTAACATTCAGTAAGATCAAGCTTAATTGATATGTAAGAATGCCGGAAAAAAAGAACTAAACGTGacacctcttctttctttttcagacAACACATACTACCAAATGCGAAAAAAACAGAAGTAACACATTCAAGTACAAGAGTTTAAGCAGACTTGTGTACTGACTGAAAGATCATGTAAGCCACAGCTCCGCTAGAATCATAATAAACAAACCCCACCCACCTCCCCGCGACAAAAACAGAACAAAATGAAACTGCAACAAAATAAGCTCTATAGAATTATATTGTCAGGTTATCACAAAAGATTCGGGCCCAAGACCCTGAGCGAATAGTCCAATTATTACAAGCATCTTATGTGCAAGAAAAGATCAACATAAAAGGAAAACTCTCCATATTTCAAACTTAATTCTCGTCAACCAGTCACCCTTCTTGCAAGGCCTTCCAATAGTAAAAACGTTTCATCAAAGCCATTTGACACTCCTGACTAAATTAATGCATGAACAGTCTGCAGTGGGCTTTTGTGTGGGGTTGTGGGGTAGGGGGGCTTGAGGTGTTCCTTCCAATGGAATACAGCAGAGTCGATCAAGTTAGGACTAGGGCACAACATCACTTAGAGTTTAAGCGCACAACATAGCCATTGGTTACAAGTTCAAAGGATTTAAAATATCAATCTGACAACAATGATCTTAAGAGCTCaaggaaaaaaaaataactaaagcATCTTCCAGCTGAACAATACCAATTGGTATGAGGGATGGCTAGTCGCTTACAGGATTTGGCATGAAGAGATCAAAATCTACAATCCAAGCAAATTCCATCTGATGACATGAATTATTATTGAGCTCcaaataatttcttttttgaaATGAATTATTGAACTCCATTTAATTTTTTTCCCGATATGTTATAGAATTATAAAATGCGAAGGTTACTGTTAGTTTAATAAAAGGGCAACTGGGTGCACAAAGAATCCAGCATTCACGTAGTTCGAAAAAGGGCCACATCTCAAGGAGGTGTGTGATATAGACAGGCTACCCTAAGGCAAGCATTAGTGGCCGAGTCCCGAACCCATGAGCTATAGGTCACTCGAAGACAACTTTTactgttgctccaaggctccccttcattcTAATAAAAACATTTATATGCGATAAAGAGGTGGTGGATGTAGTTCAATCTTGCAAGGGATAGACAGAGAGAATCATTTGGAATTCGATGATTGAATCGTCCATTTTTGGGTTATGAATAGAGAGCCAGCCAGCCAAAataacatacacacacacacttatGTTACATGGTTCAATATGAAAATGAATATTGGTATGTGATGTTCAGGCCAGCTTGACTATTATTGTGTTAAAACATTGGATTCAAATGTTAGTCTCTCATGGTTATTTTTATTAAGAAGAACATTGTGTCTAATTCAAACCCAAAACCTAACTCAGGCAGTGAGCAATGCCCAAAACTATAGAGCTTCCAGCACTCCCTAACACACTTGGGGGTGAACATGTGGAGCCTGAAGTAACATGACATGGAAGACCTATACTGCTAACCAAAAACCAGGAAGAgtttggctctgataccacgtttaAGAAATAAACATTCGACTCAACTCAACTCCAAAAGCGCTCAAGTAATGTAAGAACTGTtcaagaccatataaggagatTATCGCACATACACTTAATCCCAATGGGATTCTAACAGTTATCATTCCAAGTTTATCGACCGCTAGGTTGCATCCTTTGGTGTGAGAAGGATGCCATATGCGCATTCTGCAGTATCCATACTAAGAACTCATTGTAACCCTCTATGTTACAAGTACATCAAGGCAAACTTCCTAGCAAGATGATCTCCACCCTTTTGTCTCTCAGATAAATAACTAGATTGAAATGTTGGCTAAGTACACATTCCAGCCTAATGATGTTCTTTACAGAAAATCATTCATCGTGGTGAGAAATACTTCTTGGAGAAAGAATATAAATTATATGCCATGAAGAGTAATCCACCTTGAAACAAATGGGTATGCCACCTAAGCCAACTTGTGTTCTCTATTCCGATGAAACAAATGCAAGGTATGTAGCAAAATACTTTTTTTGGGACCAAGATGAGTAATCCACCTACTTCTGTCCTCTGAAGAGTCTTTGCAAGAGTTAGCAAAAGAACCAAATTTCACTTGTAGAAGTCCAAGAAACATGAGCTTCCTTTTAAATTTCTTAGATCCTACCCGGTAAACCAGTTCTTTAGCAAAGGAAGTGTAAGTTTGAGGACATAGAAGATGTCATTTATTTTCTGTCCCTGTACCCTTCAAAAATGGATACAAGTCCTCAAGGCTGAACAGACTTGACCAATTCCAgcattttaaaaagtaaaagtacaTAAGTGAATTGTACAGCATCTTTAAAAGCTACAAACACAAATCCCAGAAATCTAACTTGTAAATCAGCAATTTGATTCATGACTACaactagtggtggcaaaatggataAAAAACAGTTATtcatccatattatccactaaaaataggttggataatgaacttttttaaAATGAGTCAAGTATGGATAAGATCCATATCGTCCActtaaaaaatggataaccaatgggtttAAATTTTACATTTATAAAGCTCAAATTGGgattcctcaagtttgggagactagaaaTTCTCCCAAAAACGATCgtattcaagaagccatggattatatggatatccatattatccgtcaGTTAACCTGTTTTTTTATCCGTATtgaatatgggtcgggtcggataattaaTCCGTTTTTGTATTACCTATTTGATCAGCCCATATCCGACCTAACTCGACCCACCTGTTTGCCACCCCTAATTGCAACCAATGCCAAACTGAAGACCTTAGTACATGAGTTGCACAGAAAGAAAACCAACCCTGTAGTTACGTAAATGAATCGAGACAATTCtacttaccaaaataataattgaaatagtTTACTGCCTTAATGCACGAAGCTTGATATTCAATTAATTTACTACCCACCTTACTATAAAGTGTTGTGTTACCCATCTCTTTCTTCTGAAAACGCAAATTGTTACTCACCTCTTCTACAcatagacaacaacaacaacaacaatccagtagtgcgatctggggagggtagtgtgtacgcagaccttacccctacacaTATAACTACTACAAATATACTTTTTCCCTTATCCCATTTTATTGGGCATCAGGTAGGggactctctttctctctctccttGCTTTGGTTCAACACggaatttttataaaaagaaCACCTTTTGCTTTCACTAGGGCTGCTACCACACCTATTCTCAGTCTACTTCAGATGCCTGGTCTGTAGGAGATGTCTTTGCTCACACAACCATTATATATCCTGTAAGCTAAGGACTCAGTGTAAGAAGGCCTGCAGAATTCAAAGCAGACCCATCATCCATCTGATACAGGGGCGAAGCTATGCTCTTCTAAGGGTATTGACCACCCTTCGTcaaaaaattatactgtatatataggtaaaatagaTTTTAGAGGCATATcacatatattgaacaccctttgtcaagttcaagtttgaacacccttggaGAAATTTCTAGCTTCGCCACTGATATGATAATAGAGTTGACCGGAAGCGTCAGAATGATTCTACATTAGTTGTTCCCCTGATTTCGGATAGATTACAACTCGAGCAATTACAACTCTAATGACATTTAAACTCCTAACTGCCGTATTAATTTTCTAAAATAAAGCACCATGAAACAGATGTACTTGATACTTTCAATCAAAATATAGCCAGATACAATGGTCTTCCACATAACAGATTCACAATCAAAAGCAAATATTATGCTTCCAACGAATCACTTCGAAAAAAATATGCtgccaaataatttttaaaattgaaCAATCAAAAATAATTCTTAACTAATTACCCGTTGTACAAAGCTGCTCCATTAACTTGCTGCTACTTCTTTTTGCTGTTTGACTCTGACAGGTTAGCTGAATATGCCTTAAGCCTGGCTTCAGACAGCTTATGCTCAGCTTGTTGCTTCCGCCTCCTACTTCGCCTCGACTGTTTGCTTGCATCTCCATTAGATTCCTCTTGCTTCCCTTTTCTATCATCTGTCTCACCATCAAATTTTTCCTTGTTATCaaactttctcttcttttcagttTTTGGCACATGTGAAACTTCTCCTTTAAGTTTCTTTCTCACTTCGAGTGTCTTCAGACGGTCTACCTTCCATTCCTTTTCTCTATAAGGTGCTATCTTCTTCAAAGAGACATACTGATTTAACTCCTTATCCTCCATTGTTAACATCTCCTCTGGAGTTAGCCCAAATCTCTTGGCCTCTGACAGGCCTATACTTGAATCTTGTCTTCAAGTCTCCAATAGTATCCTCGTAGTCCAACTTGTAATACTCCTCCATCAGCTGTTCTTTAACTGTTTTCATTAATGTACTAGTtcgcttcctcttcttcttccgcTTACCTTCTTCAGCCACCTCATCATCATCAGCACTTCCTTTATTATCATCTCCTGCTTGCTCATGATCACCACCTTCATTCTCTATAGCTTTCAGAAGTTTTTCCCTAGTTGATAAAAAGCCATCACGAGGCTCGTCCACTTTATCCCATCCCTTCGGCAGTCCCAGTAACTCATCTTCCTTGTCAAAATCTGGCTTCTCAAGGTCACCATCATCTTCATCCTTATCACTCCCAAACTCGGGATCTATATCATCAGCCTCGTAGTAGGCATCACTAAAAGCCACCTTCATCTTCCTATCGTGCTCGTCAGGATCAAATTCCTCCTCCAAATCATCGACATCCAATAAGCAAACCTCATCCTCTCCTATCCCAGCAGTCTCCTTAATCTTATCAAGCCTctccttcatctccttcttcttcaagttcttcaaacgtTTCAACTCCTCTTTCCTCTCCTCTTCTGCCTGCACCATCCTCTCTTCCTTTCTCTCCCTCTGCAACTTCCTCGCGTTTGTCTTTTTCCTCACAGATCCCTCCACCTGCCTCGAATGTCCCCACACTCGATCCCCTGCATTCTCCTCGAATCTAAAATTAAACTCTCTCTCATAATCCTCTTGTCTCTCAATCTCCTCCTCATCCTCCGAAAACTTCACATCCTCGTCATCATCCGCCCTCTTCCCTTTCTTATCATCATTCCAcatcttcttcctaaaaaaatCCTTTATAAACAATGTCTCTTCATCCAACTTCTCATCCTCCCCGAAAACCTCATCCAACTTCTTAGCAATCTCATTACTTCCCTCCTCCTCGTCATCACCTAACCCGTCCTCTCTTTTCTCATTCCCTTTCACCTTAAACAAGtcctcttcctcctcatcctCCTTAACAGCattcaaaaactcctctctcaaaTCCTCTTGCTCCTCTGAATACGTCTTCACTTTCTTCTCCCCTTCTTCATCTCCGAACTCGGGACCCTCCTCTATCAAATGCTTagacactacatccttcaaatacattggctttttatttttatttttatgtttcttcTCCTCAGACTCAGAATTTGTTTCAGATTCAGAATCGAATAACTTAGCATCTTTATTATTCAAAACAACAGGGTCGCCTTTTTTAATCTTAAGCAAAGCATCAAAGAACTTTAAATTACTTGTAGGGTTtaaatcctcttcttcttcttcctcctctgtGTCTTCGGAAGAGGATTCGTCATCAATGACGCCTTTCTTCTTCAGTTCTTCGAGCTTTTGCAAGTCCTCTCGTTTCTTGTTGTGTTCGTAGCGGCGGGCGAATTCCTCGTTTATCTCAATTTTGTCCAGCTTCTCTACATCATCATCGTCACCATCGAATAGCTTCATTcccattttttttttcctttgggGTTTCCGAAAGCTGATTTCAAATGAGGGAGTGCTCTGTTTTAGGGTTTTGGGAGGGAGCAGCTAAAGGCCGAAGCTTTGTTTGAGGACAAATTGGCCAGAAAATTGAGGATGTTTAGGGATGTAAGAGCaataatttatttgtttttttaataaaagTAATTTTAATGGAAAGCTTGATTTattcatttttcctaatttctaaaCGGGAATGGGAAGACTCATTTATAAAGGAAACAAAGAATTTTGAGAATGACGTTTATAAAGGAAAATTATTAAACCTTTCGGTGAAAACCATTTTGATCCCCCAATTTTGTCTTAAAAATTAAACTTTCCTCTAATATTAAACAACAGATATTCTACTTCTCCAAACTCAATTGTATTTTTAAAGTACCTATTTTACCCTCAATCTTATCAGCCTTGATCTCTATTATCTTTGttctttttaaaaattttaaaaagtaaaaaacaaTAATCAATCATGcataatttattgaaattgaataaaaaaaatgggCATAGTTAAAATATTAGAATAAAAGATCATATTAACATCAATCAAATAAAAGTTAGTGCtgtaatataaaaaaataattaaaaatagagGGATATTTCATAATAAATTCCTAAAAGATTACATATTTATACCTTAGATGTTCTTTAAATTACTATTTagaaaatatttcattaattaagaattaaaattcaaagatatacatatatacatacataataaagaataaaaaagagaaaGTAAAACTTAAATATATACTTAATATTAAAGTAACAATAAAAAAGAGTAACGACAACAATTTTGTTACAAATTCATAAAAGTACTATTCTAATTAAGTTTTATTGaactttaattataaaatttagATAAGTATTTAAATTTATAAAACACTTAGCTAAAGACAAAATATATCttatataat is a genomic window of Nicotiana tabacum cultivar K326 chromosome 16, ASM71507v2, whole genome shotgun sequence containing:
- the LOC107781134 gene encoding LOW QUALITY PROTEIN: uncharacterized protein LOC107781134 (The sequence of the model RefSeq protein was modified relative to this genomic sequence to represent the inferred CDS: deleted 1 base in 1 codon) → MGMKLFDGDDDDVEKLDKIEINEEFARRYEHNKKREDLQKLEELKKKGVIDDESSSEDTEEEEEEEDLNPTSNLKFFDALLKIKKGDPVVLNNKDAKLFDSESETNSESEEKKHKNKNKKPMYLKDVVSKHLIEEGPEFGDEEGEKKVKTYSEEQEDLREEFLNAVKEDEEEEDLFKVKGNEKREDGLGDDEEEGSNEIAKKLDEVFGEDEKLDEETLFIKDFFRKKMWNDDKKGKRADDDEDVKFSEDEEEIERQEDYEREFNFRFEENAGDRVWGHSRQVEGSVRKKTNARKLQRERKEERMVQAEEERKEELKRLKNLKKKEMKERLDKIKETAGIGEDEVCLLDVDDLEEEFDPDEHDRKMKVAFSDAYYEADDIDPEFGSDKDEDDGDLEKPDFDKEDELLGLPKGWDKVDEPRDGFLSTREKLLKAIENEGGDHEQAGDDNKGSADDDEVAEEGKRKKKRKRTSTLMKTVKEQLMEEYYKLDYEDTIGDLKTRFKYRPVRAKRFGLTPEEMLTMEDKELNQYVSLKKIAPYREKEWKVDRLKTLEVRKKLKGEVSHVPKTEKKRKFDNKEKFDGETDDRKGKQEESNGDASKQSRRSRRRKQQAEHKLSEARLKAYSANLSESNSKKK